The following are encoded together in the Cyanobacterium aponinum PCC 10605 genome:
- the rplB gene encoding 50S ribosomal protein L2, whose protein sequence is MGVRTYRPYTPGRRQAVSSDFSEITKSTPEKSLTKYIHRKKGRNNRGVITSRHRGGGHKKLYRIIDFKRDKRDIKAEVLAIEYDPNRNARIALVQYEDGEKRYILAPAGIQVGATIIASETAPYEIGNALPLEKIPLGTEVHNIELTRGKGGQIVRAAGGFAQLMAKDGDYVTLRLPSKEVRMVRKECYATIGRVGNIEARNLKLGKAGKSRHLGIRPHVRGSAMNPCDHPHGGGEGRAPIGRSGPVSPWGQPALGKKTRKKKKLSNKYIVRRRNAGKGK, encoded by the coding sequence ATGGGTGTTCGTACATATAGACCATATACACCGGGTAGAAGACAAGCGGTATCTTCCGACTTTTCGGAAATTACCAAAAGTACTCCGGAAAAATCACTAACTAAATATATTCATCGTAAAAAAGGTCGTAACAACCGAGGAGTAATTACCTCTCGTCATCGTGGCGGTGGTCATAAAAAACTCTATCGTATTATCGACTTTAAAAGAGATAAGCGAGACATCAAAGCTGAAGTCTTAGCCATCGAATACGATCCTAACCGTAACGCTCGTATTGCCTTAGTGCAGTATGAAGACGGTGAAAAAAGATATATCCTCGCCCCCGCAGGAATCCAAGTTGGTGCAACTATCATCGCCAGTGAAACTGCACCTTATGAAATTGGAAACGCTTTACCCCTTGAAAAAATTCCCCTCGGTACAGAAGTTCACAACATTGAACTCACCAGAGGTAAAGGTGGTCAAATCGTCCGTGCGGCTGGTGGTTTTGCTCAATTAATGGCAAAAGATGGGGACTATGTTACTCTCAGACTTCCTTCTAAAGAAGTACGTATGGTGCGTAAAGAATGTTATGCCACCATTGGTAGAGTCGGTAACATCGAAGCCAGAAACCTCAAATTGGGTAAAGCGGGTAAGAGTCGTCATTTAGGTATCAGACCTCATGTCCGAGGAAGCGCAATGAACCCTTGCGATCACCCTCACGGTGGTGGAGAAGGACGTGCGCCTATTGGTCGTTCTGGTCCCGTTTCTCCTTGGGGACAACCTGCATTAGGTAAGAAAACCCGTAAGAAGAAAAAACTCAGCAATAAATACATTGTTCGCCGTCGTAATGCTGGTAAAGGCAAGTAA
- the rplC gene encoding 50S ribosomal protein L3 — protein sequence MSLGVLGTKLGMTTVFDPETGNAIPVTVIQAGPCRVTQIKTPEKDGYTALQIGYDELPDRKRTLNTKEPREINKYLTSPEAGHLATKGLPALRHLKEYRLDDVSGYELGQTIGADLFSEGQLVDVGGKTIGRGFAGYQKRHNFKRGNMTHGSKNHRLPGSTGAGTTPGRTYPGKRMAGRYGNTQIKVRKLTVVKIDSERNLILVKGSIPGKPGNLVSVTPATIVGQ from the coding sequence GTGAGCTTAGGCGTACTCGGTACAAAGCTAGGCATGACCACTGTTTTTGACCCTGAAACAGGAAACGCAATCCCTGTAACAGTTATTCAAGCAGGTCCATGTCGAGTAACTCAAATTAAAACACCAGAAAAAGACGGTTATACCGCTTTACAGATAGGATACGACGAGTTACCAGATCGTAAACGTACCTTAAACACAAAAGAACCTAGAGAAATTAATAAATATCTCACCAGTCCTGAAGCTGGTCACTTAGCGACAAAAGGACTTCCTGCATTACGTCATTTGAAAGAATATCGTCTCGATGATGTTTCTGGTTATGAACTAGGACAAACCATCGGTGCTGATTTATTCTCTGAAGGGCAGTTAGTTGATGTAGGTGGTAAAACCATCGGTAGAGGTTTTGCTGGTTATCAAAAGCGTCATAACTTCAAAAGAGGTAATATGACTCACGGTTCTAAAAACCATCGTTTACCCGGTTCAACTGGTGCGGGTACAACCCCCGGACGTACTTACCCTGGTAAAAGAATGGCGGGACGTTATGGTAACACTCAAATTAAAGTCCGTAAATTAACTGTAGTCAAAATTGATTCTGAACGCAATTTAATCTTAGTTAAAGGATCAATCCCCGGTAAACCCGGAAACTTAGTTAGCGTAACTCCTGCAACCATTGTGGGTCAATAG
- a CDS encoding SOS response-associated peptidase, which produces MCGRFVLSVSSVSIKKTFSLGSCPIFSPSYNIAPTQKILAILGEEESSLNPLSENNKWKSCFLHWGLIPSWAKNSKNSSNLINARLETLGVKPSFKQAFSQRRCLIPANGFYEWNREVYGKNPLLFYKTNKEVFAFAGLWEKWQSPTGEIIESATIINTQARGIMAEIHPRMPIILKKCAYQIWLDKSIQDPNLLSEILQSNLEDNLHFYPINEAVNSVKNNYPELLEPEKVSKQLSLF; this is translated from the coding sequence ATGTGCGGTAGATTCGTTCTCTCTGTTTCTTCTGTTTCCATTAAAAAAACTTTTTCTTTGGGGAGTTGTCCCATTTTTTCTCCCAGTTACAATATAGCACCTACTCAAAAAATACTGGCGATTTTAGGAGAAGAAGAATCTTCATTAAATCCTCTTTCTGAAAATAACAAATGGAAATCCTGTTTTCTTCATTGGGGATTAATTCCTTCTTGGGCAAAAAATAGTAAAAATTCATCAAATTTGATCAATGCTAGGTTAGAAACTTTAGGAGTAAAGCCTTCTTTTAAACAGGCTTTTTCTCAACGAAGATGTTTGATTCCTGCGAATGGTTTTTATGAGTGGAATCGAGAAGTTTATGGTAAAAATCCTCTTTTATTTTATAAGACTAATAAAGAAGTATTTGCTTTTGCGGGATTATGGGAAAAGTGGCAATCTCCTACAGGCGAAATTATTGAAAGTGCAACAATTATTAATACTCAAGCAAGGGGAATTATGGCAGAAATTCATCCTCGAATGCCAATTATTTTGAAGAAATGTGCTTATCAAATTTGGTTAGACAAAAGCATTCAAGATCCAAATTTATTATCAGAGATTTTACAGTCTAATTTGGAAGATAACTTACATTTTTATCCTATTAATGAAGCGGTTAATTCAGTTAAAAATAATTATCCTGAGTTGCTCGAACCAGAAAAAGTTAGTAAACAATTAAGTTTATTTTAA
- the rplD gene encoding 50S ribosomal protein L4 — protein sequence MVNCVVKNWQGEQVGETTLEMKVAKAENAEHIVHRALVRQLHNQRQGTVSSKTRAEVRGGGRKPWRQKGTGRARAGSIRSPLWRGGGVIFGPKPRDFDMKMNRKERKLAIRTAFMDRVEDLIVVENFDQIATPKTKEVVSALTRWGVEEDAKVLIVVNDSIPENLYLSARNLPTVKMIKHDCLNVYDILYADKIVATSEAITKIQEVYCGE from the coding sequence ATGGTTAATTGTGTAGTCAAAAATTGGCAAGGAGAGCAAGTAGGTGAAACTACTTTAGAGATGAAAGTCGCTAAAGCAGAAAACGCCGAACATATTGTTCATCGTGCCTTAGTTCGTCAACTACATAATCAGCGTCAGGGTACTGTTTCCTCTAAAACTAGAGCAGAAGTTAGAGGGGGTGGGCGTAAACCCTGGAGGCAAAAAGGAACTGGTAGAGCAAGAGCTGGTTCGATCCGATCGCCCCTTTGGCGTGGTGGTGGTGTCATCTTTGGACCTAAACCCAGAGATTTCGACATGAAAATGAACCGCAAGGAAAGAAAATTAGCCATCAGAACCGCTTTTATGGATCGTGTGGAAGATTTAATCGTGGTGGAAAACTTCGATCAAATTGCAACCCCGAAAACCAAAGAAGTAGTATCTGCCCTCACTCGTTGGGGTGTGGAAGAGGATGCAAAAGTTTTGATCGTTGTAAATGATTCTATCCCCGAAAATCTCTACTTATCAGCTCGTAATTTGCCCACCGTCAAAATGATTAAACACGATTGTTTGAATGTTTATGATATTTTGTACGCTGACAAAATTGTAGCTACCTCTGAGGCAATAACCAAAATACAGGAGGTTTACTGTGGCGAATAG
- the rplP gene encoding 50S ribosomal protein L16 has product MLSPRRTKFRKQHRGRMKGNAYRGNSINFGDFALQAIEPCWITSRQIEAARRAITRYVRRGGKLWIRVFPDKPVTMRPAETRMGSGKGNPEFWVAVVKPGRIMFEIAGIPEATAREAMRLAAQKLPIKTKFVTRAEEY; this is encoded by the coding sequence ATGTTAAGTCCAAGAAGAACTAAATTCCGAAAACAACATCGGGGCAGAATGAAAGGGAATGCCTACCGTGGTAATTCCATTAATTTCGGTGATTTTGCACTTCAGGCGATCGAACCTTGTTGGATTACATCCCGCCAAATTGAAGCCGCAAGACGGGCTATTACCCGTTATGTTCGCAGAGGCGGTAAACTTTGGATTCGTGTCTTTCCTGATAAACCCGTTACTATGCGTCCTGCTGAAACCCGTATGGGTTCTGGTAAAGGTAATCCCGAATTTTGGGTCGCCGTAGTCAAACCCGGTCGCATCATGTTTGAAATTGCTGGTATTCCCGAAGCAACCGCCAGAGAAGCTATGCGTTTAGCGGCTCAAAAATTACCCATTAAGACCAAATTTGTTACCAGAGCGGAGGAATACTAA
- a CDS encoding cation:proton antiporter has product MLNFSVSNLFFATATEADKAPLVLTGVLLTLAIIYITSKLGGELSRLVNLPPVLGELVGGVIVGVSALNLVVFPETSEASTSQIMNFLQFFTPMNPEFLSEVFASQSEVISVLAELGVVVLLFEIGLESDLRELKSVGYQAAIVAVVGVVAPFALGTVGLIYFFHFPTIPAIFAGAALTATSIGITSKVLSELGYLKAKEGQIIVGAAVIDDVLGIIVLAVVASLAKTGEVNLTQVILLIVSASAFLIGSILLGKFFNQSFMAIADKLKTRGNLVIPAFTFALLMAFLANVIHLEAILGAFAAGLVLDETDKRKELDKQVIPIADVIVPVFFVTVGARVDLSVLNPLIPENRAGLAIASFLIVVAIIGKVITGWAVFGQPNINRLAIGIGMIPRGEVGLVFAGIGSTSGVLSKPLEAAIIIMVILTTFLAPPLLKLVLKKPETGVPTTDNSVKELASTK; this is encoded by the coding sequence ATGCTCAACTTTTCTGTATCAAATTTATTTTTTGCAACGGCAACAGAAGCCGATAAAGCTCCCTTGGTTTTAACAGGAGTTTTACTTACTCTCGCTATTATTTATATCACCAGCAAATTAGGTGGTGAGTTATCCCGTTTAGTTAATCTTCCTCCTGTTTTAGGGGAATTAGTGGGGGGTGTAATAGTAGGAGTTTCTGCCCTTAATCTGGTGGTTTTTCCCGAAACCAGTGAAGCTAGTACCTCACAAATCATGAATTTTTTGCAGTTTTTCACTCCCATGAATCCAGAGTTTCTCTCAGAAGTATTTGCTTCTCAGAGTGAAGTTATCTCGGTTTTAGCAGAGTTAGGAGTAGTAGTTTTATTATTTGAAATTGGTTTAGAATCTGATTTAAGAGAACTAAAATCCGTTGGTTATCAAGCTGCGATCGTAGCTGTAGTGGGTGTGGTTGCACCTTTTGCTTTAGGCACAGTAGGCTTAATTTACTTTTTCCATTTTCCCACTATTCCCGCTATTTTTGCAGGGGCGGCTTTAACCGCTACCAGTATCGGCATTACTTCTAAGGTGTTGTCAGAGTTGGGTTATTTAAAAGCCAAAGAAGGACAAATTATTGTCGGGGCGGCGGTAATTGATGATGTTTTAGGTATTATTGTTTTAGCGGTAGTAGCTAGTTTGGCAAAAACTGGAGAAGTTAATCTGACTCAAGTTATTCTCTTAATTGTTAGTGCCTCTGCTTTCCTTATTGGTTCAATTTTACTCGGTAAATTCTTTAATCAATCCTTCATGGCGATCGCAGATAAGCTAAAAACTAGAGGTAATCTGGTGATTCCTGCTTTCACCTTTGCTTTATTAATGGCATTTTTAGCCAACGTTATTCACTTAGAAGCGATTTTAGGGGCTTTTGCCGCAGGATTAGTATTAGATGAAACCGATAAACGTAAGGAATTAGATAAGCAAGTTATTCCCATTGCTGATGTAATTGTACCTGTTTTCTTCGTGACCGTTGGTGCTAGGGTTGATTTAAGTGTACTTAATCCTCTTATTCCCGAAAATAGAGCAGGACTTGCGATCGCATCTTTCTTAATTGTGGTAGCAATTATTGGTAAAGTTATTACAGGATGGGCAGTATTTGGACAACCTAATATTAATCGTTTAGCCATTGGTATCGGTATGATACCCAGAGGAGAAGTGGGGTTAGTATTTGCAGGTATTGGTTCAACCAGTGGCGTATTAAGCAAACCCTTAGAAGCGGCTATTATCATCATGGTCATTTTAACTACCTTCTTAGCACCACCTTTATTAAAATTAGTCTTGAAGAAACCTGAAACAGGAGTTCCAACAACCGATAACTCTGTTAAGGAATTAGCTTCAACTAAATAA
- a CDS encoding YbjQ family protein, with amino-acid sequence MLIALDHQINNSQIEVGELMTVVVVRATNAAKDFFENIKNVTGGKMTHYESLIQNALKEALKLLDEEAKQKGYDGVIGVKICHPTVVVGGVEIIVYGNGFKNIKS; translated from the coding sequence ATGTTGATTGCTTTAGATCATCAAATTAATAATTCTCAAATAGAAGTAGGAGAATTGATGACGGTAGTTGTTGTTAGAGCGACTAATGCAGCAAAAGATTTTTTTGAAAACATCAAAAACGTTACTGGGGGTAAAATGACTCATTATGAGAGTTTAATTCAAAATGCACTAAAAGAAGCATTAAAACTATTAGATGAAGAAGCAAAACAAAAAGGTTACGATGGAGTTATAGGGGTTAAAATTTGTCATCCCACAGTGGTTGTTGGGGGAGTTGAAATTATTGTTTATGGTAACGGCTTTAAAAATATAAAATCCTAG
- a CDS encoding 50S ribosomal protein L23, translated as MANSRYGKTTKVRKTTAELADIVIRPIVTEKATYMMEDNKYVFEVVKTSTKPEIRAAIESLFDVKVVKVNTMNQPRKQRRVGQNVGYKPQYKKAIVTLAEGDSLQSTFFPDL; from the coding sequence GTGGCGAATAGCAGATACGGAAAAACAACCAAAGTCAGAAAAACTACTGCTGAACTTGCTGATATTGTCATCCGTCCCATTGTGACTGAAAAAGCCACCTATATGATGGAAGATAATAAGTATGTTTTTGAAGTAGTTAAAACATCAACCAAACCAGAAATCAGAGCTGCTATCGAGAGCTTATTTGATGTAAAGGTGGTCAAAGTTAACACCATGAATCAACCCCGTAAACAACGTCGTGTTGGTCAAAATGTTGGCTACAAACCCCAGTACAAAAAAGCGATCGTTACGTTAGCAGAAGGTGATTCTCTGCAAAGCACATTTTTCCCTGATTTATAA
- the rplN gene encoding 50S ribosomal protein L14 has product MIQQQSYLNVADNSGARKIMCLRVLSTGNCTYGGIGDVIIAVVKDAIPNMAVKKSDIVRAVIVRTKHSLRRESGMSIRFDDNAAVIINKDNNPRGTRVFGPVARELRDKNFTKIISLAPEVI; this is encoded by the coding sequence ATGATTCAACAACAAAGTTATCTCAATGTAGCTGATAACAGTGGTGCTCGTAAGATTATGTGCTTAAGGGTTTTATCCACTGGTAACTGTACCTACGGAGGCATTGGAGATGTTATTATCGCCGTAGTGAAAGACGCCATCCCTAACATGGCTGTAAAAAAATCCGATATTGTCCGTGCGGTTATTGTAAGAACTAAACATTCTTTACGCCGTGAGAGCGGTATGAGCATTCGTTTTGATGACAATGCCGCCGTGATTATTAACAAAGACAACAACCCCAGAGGAACTCGTGTGTTCGGTCCTGTAGCTCGTGAGTTACGTGACAAAAACTTCACCAAAATTATTTCTCTGGCACCGGAGGTAATTTAA
- the rplX gene encoding 50S ribosomal protein L24 → MRSLKTSKQKPARYKMHVKKGDTVQVISGKDKGKVGEILQAIPSDSTVIVKGVNIRTKHQKPRQEGESGQIVTYEAPIHSSKVMLYSEKEKVASRINYVITEEGKKVRKLKKTGEIID, encoded by the coding sequence ATGAGATCATTAAAAACAAGCAAACAAAAACCCGCCCGTTATAAAATGCACGTCAAAAAAGGTGACACCGTGCAAGTAATCTCTGGTAAAGACAAGGGTAAAGTGGGTGAAATTCTTCAAGCTATTCCTAGTGACAGTACTGTTATTGTTAAAGGAGTAAATATTAGAACTAAACACCAAAAACCTCGTCAAGAAGGAGAATCTGGGCAAATAGTTACCTACGAAGCTCCTATTCATAGTTCTAAAGTGATGCTTTATTCTGAAAAGGAAAAAGTAGCTAGTCGCATTAACTATGTGATCACAGAAGAAGGCAAAAAAGTAAGAAAACTGAAAAAAACAGGCGAAATTATCGACTAA
- the rpsQ gene encoding 30S ribosomal protein S17 yields the protein MAVKERVGVVVSNKMDKTAVVAVENRSPHPKYRKIVVKTKKYKAHDEQNQCLEGDRVRIRETRPLSKTKRWEIAEIISRKAL from the coding sequence ATGGCAGTAAAAGAAAGAGTGGGGGTAGTTGTCAGCAACAAAATGGATAAAACCGCAGTAGTTGCTGTTGAAAACCGTTCCCCTCACCCCAAATACCGCAAAATTGTCGTTAAAACGAAAAAATACAAAGCTCACGACGAGCAGAACCAATGTTTAGAAGGCGATCGCGTGAGAATCAGAGAAACTCGTCCTCTCAGCAAAACCAAACGTTGGGAAATCGCTGAAATAATTAGTCGTAAAGCTCTATAG
- the rpsC gene encoding 30S ribosomal protein S3 — protein sequence MGQKVHPIGFRLGITKEHSSCWYADKRNYPKLLQEDHKIRQYIDKNLANASIADVKIERKADQIDLSIHTARPGVVVGKGGQGIEKIRTDLQALLKNQRQFRVNVIEVTNVDASAALMAEFLTSQLERRVSFRRVVRQAIQRAQKAEVLGIKIQVSGRLNGAEIARTEWIREGRVPLHTLRADIDYSYKTASTIYGILGVKVWIFKGEIIPGEENLNLTANRNKPSRKKPRRQKFEDRSE from the coding sequence ATGGGACAAAAAGTACATCCAATTGGTTTTCGACTCGGTATTACCAAAGAACACTCTTCTTGCTGGTATGCCGATAAAAGAAATTACCCGAAACTTCTTCAAGAAGATCACAAAATTCGTCAGTACATTGACAAAAATCTAGCTAATGCTAGTATTGCTGATGTCAAAATTGAGCGTAAAGCAGATCAAATAGACCTTTCTATCCATACCGCTCGTCCGGGGGTAGTTGTGGGAAAAGGTGGTCAGGGTATTGAAAAAATACGTACTGACTTACAAGCTCTCCTCAAGAATCAGCGTCAGTTCAGAGTTAATGTAATTGAAGTAACTAACGTTGATGCTAGTGCCGCTTTAATGGCAGAGTTTTTAACTTCACAATTAGAAAGACGTGTTTCTTTCCGTCGTGTGGTCAGACAAGCCATTCAAAGAGCCCAAAAAGCAGAGGTGTTAGGGATCAAAATTCAAGTGAGTGGTCGTCTCAACGGTGCTGAAATTGCCCGTACTGAGTGGATTAGAGAGGGTCGTGTTCCTCTTCATACCCTAAGAGCTGACATTGACTATTCTTACAAAACCGCTAGTACTATCTACGGTATTTTAGGGGTAAAAGTTTGGATTTTTAAAGGTGAAATCATCCCTGGTGAAGAAAACTTGAATCTCACTGCTAATCGCAACAAACCCTCACGGAAAAAACCCCGTCGTCAGAAATTTGAGGATCGCTCTGAATAG
- the rplR gene encoding 50S ribosomal protein L18 translates to MTINRKNLVKRRHLRIRKKVQGTPERPRLAVFRSNFHIYAQIIDDVAQHTLVAASTLDKELREKLKDASTSNCDASAEVGKLIAQRALSKGIDKVVFDRGGNLYHGRVKALADAARESGLNF, encoded by the coding sequence ATGACCATTAATCGTAAAAATCTCGTTAAGCGTCGTCATTTACGCATCCGGAAAAAAGTTCAAGGTACCCCTGAGCGTCCTCGGTTAGCAGTTTTCCGCTCTAACTTTCACATCTACGCTCAAATCATTGACGATGTGGCTCAACATACCTTAGTTGCGGCTTCTACCCTTGATAAAGAGTTAAGAGAAAAATTAAAAGATGCTTCCACTTCTAATTGTGATGCGTCAGCAGAAGTTGGTAAATTAATCGCTCAAAGAGCTTTATCTAAAGGCATTGATAAAGTGGTATTCGATCGCGGTGGTAATCTTTATCACGGACGAGTAAAAGCCCTTGCTGATGCCGCTCGTGAATCAGGTCTTAACTTCTAA
- the rplF gene encoding 50S ribosomal protein L6, with translation MSRIGKRPITIPAKVEVTIDGQLVQVKGPKGDLSRTLPALVTLTQEGQEIKVVRDNDSRKARERHGLCRTLVDNMIQGVSQGFEKKLEIQGVGYRAQAQGSKLTLNVGYSKPVEMEMPQGISVAVNNNTEVVVSGIDKELVGNVAAKIRAVRPPEVYKGKGIRYSGEYVRRKVGKAGKK, from the coding sequence ATGTCTCGTATTGGAAAACGTCCTATCACGATACCAGCCAAAGTAGAGGTGACTATTGACGGGCAATTAGTTCAAGTCAAAGGACCTAAAGGTGATTTATCAAGAACCTTACCAGCTTTGGTAACTCTCACTCAAGAGGGACAAGAAATCAAAGTAGTTCGGGATAACGATTCCCGTAAAGCCAGAGAAAGACATGGATTATGTCGTACTTTGGTGGATAACATGATCCAAGGCGTTAGCCAAGGATTCGAGAAAAAACTAGAAATTCAAGGGGTTGGTTATCGGGCTCAAGCTCAAGGGTCAAAACTTACTCTTAACGTGGGTTATTCTAAGCCAGTAGAAATGGAAATGCCTCAGGGTATCTCCGTTGCCGTCAATAACAATACTGAAGTTGTTGTTTCTGGTATTGATAAAGAATTAGTGGGAAATGTTGCCGCTAAAATTCGTGCCGTTCGTCCCCCTGAAGTATATAAAGGCAAAGGTATTCGCTACTCTGGTGAATATGTAAGACGTAAAGTAGGTAAAGCAGGTAAGAAATAA
- the rpsS gene encoding 30S ribosomal protein S19, whose protein sequence is MSRSLKKGPFVADSLLSKIEKLNSKGDKQVVKTWSRASTIIPQMIGHTIAVHNGRQHVPIFITDQMVGHKLGEFAPTRTFRGHAKSDKKAKR, encoded by the coding sequence ATGAGTCGTTCACTGAAAAAAGGGCCTTTTGTTGCCGACAGCTTACTCTCCAAAATTGAAAAATTGAACAGTAAAGGAGATAAGCAAGTAGTTAAAACTTGGTCAAGAGCCTCTACTATTATTCCCCAAATGATTGGTCACACTATTGCTGTTCATAATGGCCGTCAACACGTTCCTATCTTTATCACTGATCAAATGGTAGGACACAAGTTAGGGGAATTTGCACCTACTCGTACATTTCGTGGTCACGCAAAAAGTGACAAGAAAGCGAAACGTTAA
- the rplV gene encoding 50S ribosomal protein L22, translating into MEVDTSQEVKAIARYIRMSPFKVRRVLNQIRGRSYREALILLEFMPYRACEPIVKVLRSAVANAEHNQGLDPNDLVISQAFADGGPTLKRYRPRAQGRAYQIRKRTCHITVAVAPMA; encoded by the coding sequence ATTGAGGTAGATACCTCCCAAGAAGTAAAAGCGATCGCCCGTTATATCAGAATGTCACCTTTCAAGGTGAGACGGGTATTGAATCAAATTCGTGGGCGTAGCTATCGAGAAGCCTTAATCCTCCTCGAATTTATGCCCTACCGTGCTTGTGAGCCAATTGTTAAAGTCCTTCGCTCTGCTGTAGCTAATGCAGAACATAATCAAGGCTTAGATCCCAATGACCTAGTCATTTCTCAAGCCTTTGCTGACGGTGGACCTACCTTAAAGCGCTACCGTCCTAGAGCGCAGGGTCGTGCTTATCAAATCCGTAAGCGCACCTGTCATATTACTGTGGCAGTAGCTCCAATGGCATAG
- the rpmC gene encoding 50S ribosomal protein L29: MAYRSIAEARNLSDEELTAEITSAKQKLFQLRLAQTTGRLEKPHEFKHTRRWVAQLLTIQTERQKGIVRKTTSNIGA; the protein is encoded by the coding sequence ATGGCTTATAGAAGCATTGCCGAAGCAAGAAACTTAAGCGATGAGGAGTTAACTGCAGAAATTACTTCTGCAAAACAAAAACTTTTTCAACTAAGACTTGCTCAAACCACTGGACGTTTAGAAAAACCCCATGAGTTCAAGCACACCAGACGCTGGGTTGCTCAATTGCTCACCATCCAGACTGAACGTCAAAAAGGAATTGTCAGAAAAACCACTAGCAACATCGGCGCATAG
- the rplE gene encoding 50S ribosomal protein L5 — protein MSKLKTYYQETIVPKLKEQFGYTNIHQVPKVTKVVINRGLGEASQNAKALESSLSELAVITGQKPVVTRAKKAIAGFKIRQGMPVGAMVTLRSDKMYAFLERLINLSLPRIRDFRGISPKSFDGRGNYSLGVKEQLIFPEIEYDSIDQIRGFDISIITTANTDEEGRALLKEMGMPFRDK, from the coding sequence ATGTCCAAATTAAAAACTTACTATCAAGAGACAATTGTTCCAAAATTAAAAGAACAGTTTGGGTACACCAACATTCACCAAGTACCTAAAGTAACTAAAGTTGTTATTAACCGAGGTTTAGGGGAAGCATCACAGAATGCTAAAGCACTGGAGTCGTCTCTGAGTGAACTAGCTGTGATTACCGGACAAAAACCCGTTGTTACCCGTGCTAAAAAGGCGATCGCTGGTTTCAAAATTCGTCAAGGAATGCCTGTAGGGGCAATGGTGACACTCAGAAGCGATAAAATGTACGCTTTCTTAGAGCGTTTAATCAACCTTTCCCTCCCCCGAATCCGTGACTTTCGAGGCATTAGTCCCAAAAGTTTTGACGGTAGAGGCAACTATAGCTTAGGTGTTAAGGAACAACTCATCTTTCCTGAGATTGAGTATGATTCCATTGATCAAATTCGTGGTTTTGATATTTCCATCATTACCACCGCTAACACCGATGAGGAAGGACGCGCATTACTCAAAGAAATGGGTATGCCCTTTCGTGATAAATAA
- the rpsH gene encoding 30S ribosomal protein S8 has protein sequence MPAHDTISDMLTRIRNACAVRHSTVAIPSTRMTRNIADVLKEEGFIGGYEEVGEGVKKNIVVSLKYKGRNRQPVIHNIRRVSTPGLRVYSKKKDLPRVLGGIGVAIISTSSGIMTDREARKQGIGGEILCYVW, from the coding sequence ATGCCAGCACACGACACTATTTCAGATATGCTGACTCGTATTCGTAACGCTTGTGCGGTACGTCATTCCACCGTTGCTATTCCTAGTACGAGAATGACCCGTAATATCGCCGATGTACTCAAAGAAGAAGGATTCATTGGTGGTTATGAAGAAGTAGGCGAAGGAGTCAAGAAGAATATCGTTGTTTCCTTAAAATATAAAGGAAGAAACCGTCAACCCGTAATTCATAACATTCGCCGAGTAAGCACCCCCGGTTTAAGGGTTTACAGCAAGAAAAAAGACTTACCCAGAGTCTTAGGCGGTATTGGCGTAGCCATTATTTCCACCTCTAGCGGTATCATGACCGATCGAGAGGCAAGAAAACAAGGCATTGGCGGTGAAATCCTTTGCTACGTTTGGTAA